Part of the Labrus bergylta chromosome 19, fLabBer1.1, whole genome shotgun sequence genome, AAACCTCTCTGTTGGTCCAACTAGGACCTTGATAGCAATGCCTTTCCTttccacagaaaaaaacaactcatgAGAAAGCTTCATCAACCAATTAAACACTAAAAAAAGAGTTTCAACTAAATCTGAAGTCAACCAAAACATCTTGTCAGGTTTGAAGTACCACACCGGGGAGGTgataggaggggggggggggggggggggatccttatttcttctgtttgtagTGTCAAAAGAGGACAAAAATTAATTGAACACACCCGTggtggaggggagaggagagcggtcgaggggtgtgtatgtgtgagggCGGGTGACGTTGTTGGGAGCCCTCAGAAGTACATTCTCACAGAGATGCAGAGAGGTGAGGTGGGGCGGAGGGCTTAGAGGCCTAGGGTCTCTTATCAGCCCCACTTGAAAGTTCTTCATATACGACAAAGAGGGGCGGGTGTTTGGTTGGGTTTCCGATAACCTTTGACCCCTGAGATGAGCGCTACACAACCCCTTGTCGTCTTCTCGTTCTCCCCCCTTGGACTCCGCTGCATCTGTCCAATCTGTCGAGGCTTCTGGCAGATTCGGTCACCGTTCCTCCAGGTCCGCTGGATCCTTACTTCCTGCGGGGGATTGGAGTTTGGGCTCCAGATGAAGGCTTGGGCTGCTGCTGCCTTCTCACCTGAGCCAGGATCTCCTGAATCTTCCTCTGGGCCAACTGGAAGACAGGACAAACACAAATTCGTCAGATTAAGGAGTCATTTACCCAGTAAGAGCTGGTTGTAGATTTCACTTAAATACATGGCTGCAATACACATTTGTGATTGGTCAATTACAACACTTAAGGTATGCTATATATACACACCTCACAAAAAAAATTAAGGGACACCTAATCTTCATGGTAAAAGAAAGTCAATTAAACATCAGGGATATCAGTATGTCCTTTAAGGAAGCACAGGGGATTGTGAATCAATCTTATTTGTGTTGGTACAAAGGACAGTGACAACAGGTGCAATGGTTCGGCAAATGCAAGACTACCCCCTAACAAACGATGGTCTTGCAGGTCTTGCATGTGGTGGCCATGTTACTTTCCTCATCCTTCCGACACAATTATTCTCCAGTTTTGTGTTCCGATAGTGTCCTTGTCCCTACTGGTAGCTTGAGGCAGAACATGCCACCCATTCAGACGACACAGGAagtttccagctcctccagaaTGGCAAATCTACACATGCGGTGGCAAGGCCGTGTCGCCCCGCATACTCAAGAGAATACCAGGAGACCGGGCAGATACACAAGGAGAGCTGGACAGTGTCGTAGGTTGGCATCAACTCAGCAGGAGGTGGGTATCTACTCCTTTAGCGGTGTTCCTCCTCACACAGAGCTTCAGAAAATGTCAGTGTGCCCACACCCTCTTAGTGGGACCTGTGCTCCTGCTGCTCGAGTAGCATTCACCAGAGAACTCCAGAATTGTCAGGTCTGACATTGTCACCCCGTTCTCTTCACAGGTGAGCGCAGGTTCACACTGAGCAGACGCGAGAGAAGGAAAAGAGTCTGGAGAAGATGCTATGCTGCCTTGGAAGGTATATCCTTGAAGGGTCGCACAAAACTTCTTCCCTGACTGCTGTTGGGTACTGAAATCCTTAGATTGATTGCCTGATCATACATTCCTCCCGCTGCAGGACAATGCCCAGCCTCATGTGGCAAGAGAGCGTGTAGGCAGTTCCTGGATGACGAAGACATTGACGCCATTGACTGGCCCTCACCTTCCCAGGATCTAAATCAAATTGAACACCTATGGGATGCCATGTATCGGTGAATCCGACATCGCCAAGTACTGCAAAACTTTCCAGAAGCTAACAGATGCCCTGTAGCAGGTCTGGGAGGAGATCCCCACCCCCCAGGACACCATCCGCCGACTCATCAGGAGCATGCCCAGACATTGTTGGGAGTGCAAACAGGCACACAGGGGCCATAAACACCACAGAGTCACATAATGAGTTGATGTGATAGAATTCATCCAAGTTGAATCAGCCTGTGAGTTGGATCCAGTCCTCAGTGGGTTGATGATTTTGGTTTCCTTTGAATGTCATCAGTAGAGTTTATCAACTTGAAACATTTGTTCATCAAGATCTGATGTGCGGTTGAAGtgttcttttaatttttttttgagcAGTGTAGAACATAGCTAGCTAGGGACATGGCTCTAATCACAGATTTAGAAGGAACTGTATTCAATCcacagaaagaagaaggaggagttGAAGCCAACAGAGAGAAGGCAAGAGAAGTGAAGTGAACAAACATTTTGCATTGTGCTGGTGTCTTAAGGGTTAAATAGAAATCAGTCCTGGGTCAATCCAAGAACTTTAcaagccccctttttttttttcaaacccacCTGGCATGCAAAGAAGTGTCCGCTGATCTTTACTATAACTTGGTCGTTCTCATCGGGCGTCTGGTCTCTGGGCACCACCACTTCTGCACAAGTCAGGTTCTGAAGCTCATTTACCTGCAGAAACAAAAGATCATTTAAacctgtgggttttttttttttttctttgaaaaaaaacttgttgtTTTGCCCAAGTCAAGCATTGCAAAAATTCTGGCTTGGGTCAACTTGTGCAGTGATTAATTAATCCATGTCCTCGTTTACCGTTTTTCCTCCTTTCCCGATGACTCGTCCAGCAGCGAAGGAGGGAACCTTGATGTGCGCCTCCAGCTTCACCTCCTCCTTGGGTCCAAAGAAATTCTCCTCTTTCAGCTTGCCAAAGAGGCGACACTGAGCCTGTAGCCGGACAAGTACAGATTACTCATGATGCAGAGAAGAAATGAGACAGATTTTCCAGAGAAGAAGCAAACACATTACTGGAGCGGCTCTAAAAGAGTCACACACCCTTATAAAAaccataaataaaaaaggaaaatcagaCCGCAAAGGGAATACAAGAGCTACAATCATATTTTACTATGTGgctcttttttatttctaccaGTAGAGTCTTTATATGGCTGTGATGAGGTACAACACCTTAAACTGAGCCTCTGGTGGACCCACGATGATAACCATCCTCTGTTTGGGATCCAGTCCTTCTGCAGGGGCAATCTGAAGGAAGGCAGACATCaagcattaaaaacaaaccGCTCAGTCAAACTTAAAGCAGGTGGACAGCTGGGAAAATGTTATCGTTGAGATGCAGAACTTCGCCTCCTGTCCATCACTCACTTTGATTGAGGCTCCGGCAAAGTGTGATAGCTGTTTGATGTGTTGACCCTGTTTTCCGATGATGGCTCCTACCGCGAGGGCCGGGATGAAAAGGTGAACCGTCTCCGACTCCGGTTGTCCCTgctgagcaaaaaaaataaatcaataaatgttaGAACTATTGTGACCAGGCTCCAATTCACACCACCACTGGGGAAAATGCAGACGGTGGTTCTAGCTAAAGTTGTTCTAATCTCTCAGCTACGTTAGAGCTCATGCCCCTCACTTCAAAATCAGCTGGTTAGAAGACACACCTgctcagcagaaacacaaacacttgtttttaagaGAGTGTGATTGACTTGAGCTCAGTCAGGGAAGGCTGTCGCATAGTTAAAGAGGACCAACAAGTAGCACTGTTGATTTTGGATGGAGCCCAATAATCCAATCAATGAGTCACCTGAGGGCACACTAACATCTTGCTTTGGCAGCCTCTGAATCTCAAGACAGCCTTTCAGCACTGAGGATGTATTACTCGCCGTTAGAGAAACATTTACCTCGGACAAAAAATACTAACGCGACATGTTTGACACAAGCGTCACTGAAATATCTAGTGAAGCTGATGTATGCTGAGGGTCTTTTTGTCTTCCCATGCACCAGATTCAGAACCGCACACAGATTAGGGCCTCCAAAAAAGGTCACAGACTGAGGGGCAGCTGGAGAACAACTTTTATGTAGCAGACCCTGCCCCCTAATCCCGCAGCGAGCAGCCACAAGCCGTGCAAAGCACTTCGGGACGGGTGACTTACAGCGAGGGGCTGGCTGCTCGCCGACAGCATAGAAGCCCAAAATGGCCCCTCGCCCCCATAAGGACTGCActaaaggaaaaaggaaacGTCAAACTGAGATGCTAAAGATCGGCTTTTCTTTTGTAGCCTGACCCAGGAGTTGCAGAACGAAggttaaatacaaaaaatacatcCGGTTCTGGGTTTTTATTGGTAATCTCTGGGGTGCACCACTGAGCTGTAAATGATAATGAGGCCGCCACTTACTCCAAATGACGGGCATCCACCGTGGGCTCCAGGAGGTGGGACGCTGGGCATTGATGGACCCATGCCTGGTCCTCCACCAGGAAACAAACCTAGAGCGTTCAGATTCAAGCCGGGGATCAGGTTGGACTGGAGCTGCACGGAAAGGAGAACATTTCTATTAACACAATACACAAGGCCTCTTGAATCGAAAGCCAGCCTGTTGTGATTCTTCTGTGCCCTACAAGACACGGCCTACATCTGCAATAGGATAAATATTATTGAGACTATGAACATGCAATGTTTCTCACACAGACTTCATCCAGATTGCAAACCAAAGGCATATATTTGGCGACCAATTTGAGCATCTaatttttcaatatttattttgcaaGCTGCAACAAGCAACAATTCAAGACATTTATAGTTGATGTAAAATGTAATTGGTTTCTTTCATTGTACTTGAAATTGAATTATTCTGCAAATATAGCAGCTACCTGTAGCCAAGTATTCTTTGTAACCTGCAAACCCCCATCAACATATCTGAAACACACTTGAGGTTAAAGTAGAAAGGCCCTGCAGTACATACTACTACAAGATGTGGACTCGCTCTCTATCAcctttatatttaaaacaaaacaagtctcGGGGCACCGGTTGACCTAGCGGTTAAGTCCCGCCCCATGTAGGCTATAGTCCTCCCAGTGGGCAGGCCAGGTTCAAGTCTGATCTGTGGCCCCCTACCCACATTCCCCACTGTCTCATCCAGATATCCTACTCTCTCTACTGTCCTGTCAAACTGAATTCTCACAAGTCTGGACTTGTAGTTAGACTTCTTTAATAAATCAAGCAGAAATCAGGCAGAAATCAGCCTTATTTAATCAAGCATGCTTTTAAAATCTTAGGCAGTCCAAATTGTTTAAAACGTGAGCATCTCTTACCAGGTTAAACACACTCTGTATAATATGTGTTTATAACATGTATAACAAAGAATTCTTATCCTTTCTATTTTAAGATGCTACTGAGACGTATTCCAACATTTACTCAagtaacacagaagttttgatCATTCTGCAACGGGTCAACTTTccacaaagaaaatgaatctTTCTTCAAACTAAAGGCGCAAACAATAGGGAAAACAAGTTTTCTCAATTTCTATGCGTGTATATCAATTCAGGATAGGAAAGTGCTGATATGACAGATGAGGTCGCAGATTCCTGTTTTTGCATATCAACATTAtctgattcatgttttaatCTACACTGATGTTATTTAGACAGTTTGCTTAACAGAATATTACCAACTTTTTAGTTAGTCAATTAATGAAAAGTAGGGCTGTAACAGATCACGTCTCACGGTTTGGATCAGATTACAGATTTTATCAATTCTCAGATTGTCAAACAGTCAACCATGAAAACTGTGCATTTTCAAGCACAACAAACCACAGTGGCAATCAACTTCCTTCACTATAAAAAATCCAATGATTCCAACAAGCAGTCGGGTAAACCTGAACGCCCTCTTTCTATAGACAATAATTCATTAGTGTTACATTATGGAATGTGTGGCTACGACTAAATTGAcagctacagactacagcaggctgagAGATACTGATTTCTGTGACACACAACCAGCAGATACTTGCATGATAAACACAGACAGGCATGTCACGGCACAGCaccaaaaaacatcaacacatttcttttgtgtGAGACAGTTTGTGAAAAACTTGCATAaccatatttaaaaaactgGACCGTCTTCATATTTGTACTGAGAATCTACATGGTGCCTGTAAGCACTATTCAAACACTACTTCCTCTTCACTGATACTGCACGGGGATGCATTTGCAATACATTTAAGAGAAGATCTGAACTGTGTGGGGTGATCCCTAGCACAACACCATCATGCAACAgaatgattttctttgtttgagcAAAGGCCGAGTGTCCTTACGTTCATAGCAGCCATGTCACTATCATACGATTCCCTGATCTtcttcatcacctcctcctcggCTCTTGAGCACGCCTCGATGGAGCCCTTCAATGTGATGGTCCGCTCAGGGTTGTACAGAGTCAAGTCCTGCAGActagacaaaaaagaaaaacacaagaacagtTGTCAGATCATAAATTCTGATACCAGAGTAAATactacaacattaaatattcattGTGTAGCAGGCGTCACTTTTACAAATATGCTGCAGGAGCTACAAACAGTCAATATAAACGAGCCTTCAGTGAACGTAAAACAGTCTTACGGTGAAATTGTGATCTTGCATCCCGTATCCAGCTCGATTTTCTTCAGGTTGCGTCCTTCCTTCCCAATTAATCTTCCGACGAAGTTGTTGTGTGCAAGTATCTTCAGTGGGATCTCCTCAGTACTGAGCCAAACAGAACTGAGGGTTAGCTACATTTTCCTTCATTCAGACAAGACCTCCCCTTCCAATGTTTAGCGTCTTATGTTTCCACAGGCCTGACAACAGAGTCATTGGCTTTAATCTTACACAATAATCTTCACCCATGTATTGGGCCACAAACTCACAACTTTGTGTCGACGGCCTCCTTCTGCATGATCTCCATGATGGTCGTACAAGCGCTCGAACAGCCTTCAGGGGTCGAGTGAATCGTGATGGGCTTCTCTGCTGCGCCAGCGTTCTCTTTCCTATGGATGTCGATCCTGGAGAAAAAGTTTAAAGCAGATTATGGCACCTTTCAACTACAatacaattcaaagtgcttttataaAATGATTGCAAAAGTTATGTATATATGTAATGTATCTTTGCCCCAAATCTTCTGTTGAGAGCCCCGTTTTAAAAGAACGGACAGTTTGAGCAgacgtctgtttttttttgagggTTTAGTCCAGGTAAGTGGTGCAGATATACTGACCggtttttatatttcttcatttttgaCTCTAAAGACAAGTCGTTGATCTGGACCGGTGTGTAGttcccaacaacaacaacaacaacaaaaaagcaggAAGTGGGGTTGGGTCAGGGTTTTAGTAGGAGACACAGTACACTGAACAAGAGTAACTCACAACACAGCGTCCCTATATACAGTAGGATGGGGCCGATTTTCTAATTTTGGCGTCCAAAATCTGGACTTCTGTGATGTCGAAGTTGGTTAAAGTCTTCTTTATGAAGACACGCAGAAACAAAGTGCTAATCCAAGCTGAATCACAATTAACACAACATCGTTTGCTGTGCCATTAGCTGTCGGCTAACTGTAAACATGGACAGCTAACATTGCTATAAAGAGTTTTAGGGCCAATGAGATGTTGCCAACTTGAAAGTCATTTCAATAAATTTACAAAAGAGGGGCTCAATATACATCTACACATAGTCCATTAACAAGTGCgctggactgttttttttcctccaagcCTGGCCTACTAACTGCAGAGATTCAGTTAAAATACACTGGACACAAGGAAGATAATTTACTATGGCACAAATTCCTCCAAGGTGTTATGGTGACAGGATCAAACTGTATCATGCTCATTGGTTTTAAGTGGATACAGACCATATATATAAGATCTGAGCTCTTGTTGAATTTGATGAATTCTGTCTGAAGACAACAAATACACTCGAGTGAATAACAGTTACTGATCACTGACATAAGAGCTTTCGAAGTTTAATTTTTATATACAAGACATCATCATTGTGTTCGACAACTGTCAGACAGTGACTGGTTAGCACTTATTTCTAAATGATTATTATCATacacaaatacaataaaatctCAGGATGTCataccagatttttttttatagcagtgTTATGCTTTTCAATTTCAACAAGCAAAGCAACTTTTATGCTGCCATTTGCTTACCAAAGACTTTCCTTCATTAGTAGGAGGTAAGAAATAAGACGGACTTACACTAGGTAAAGTTGCCCCATACTGTGCCGAAGCACAATGGTCCCCCCTCCCCAGTctcccgctggcctgcactgaTGTAGCCTGAGTACTGTTACCTCTTGAGCATAATTCATCACCATGCGTGTCATGCTGCTGGAGCGCACCGTACGGCGCTCTGGGACAATTTTTTCTCCAAGTGAGGAAATAGAATATTTGCAGTTTACATAATCCAGTAAAAATTCATGTCCACTTTTTTGAGTGCTTCAAGATCCGACCATCAATAAAGTGCATGTTATGCAAGAGagaccatgaaaacaaactcaatGCTCAGTTACAATTTTGACAGTTGGCTAGACTGATTCATGACGTCCACTGTTGCACTGAGCAACATGAAAGAAAGCACTCCACCGTAACACTCTCAGCAGCAGTCAAATAGCAGACATAGACTTTATGATAGCGACACAGTGACTTTTCTCTAGTCTAATGGAGAACTCGACTGCAACATTGTTGAATTTATGGGTTAATTTGAGTCATTTTTGTCATATGGAACTCTTACACTCCTGGATTATGCAAGGTGTTGATAGATTAAACATCATCCCTACATGGCTTTCCTGTACTTGTGCATGAGTAACCAAACCGTGCTGAGGCACACCATTTCCATCCGTGCGTGGGCCAAAGACGTGTACTGCGCTTGAGCAGGGTATTGAGCACTCACTAGTTAAACAAACTGGCCTTTGGGGGTTTAACATGCTTGGGCACAGTGAGGATTTCCTAGTGTTAGTGTGCACTAAATAAACAGTACAGAAAAATTCAAGGACATAGCACACTGGCAATGTTCAACATAAATCCTGACCTCTGCTTACGTACTTTGAGTGGGTCTGTTTGGTGATGTTGCGGATTGTGGCGCCCTCCTTGCCGATGATTGCCCCCACAAACTGCGTGGGAACAAGCATGCGCAGCGGGATGTCTGACTGCACTTTGGGCCGGGCTCCCAGACCTGGAGAACCAGAACGAGGGGGTCCACGAGCGTTAAAGCCTCTCCTGCCTCCTGCTGAAGGACCTTCTTGGACAGCGGTCTCATCTGGGATATAAGATACTTTCAAGGCATAGTTCTCCATCATAGATCCATTAAGCTTCTCCATCGACCTAGAGAGTAAAGAGgacatattttttaaactcctgATCACTCCCCAAGGGGTATGATTAAATGTAGAATGGCTTTAAGGAAAAGGATTTCAGCTTCATGTCCAATCTCCTTATAAGTGGGAGTATCCAATGtgaatgaacatttaaacaaattaaaaagggAATGGTTCAAGTTTACACAGGTTATGCCCATCACGATGGCCAAAAGAGCGCTTATGCACTCAGCAGCAGAAAGGCATCATCCAATGATCACTTCTCATGGGCTAGAAAAAATTCACTCCAACCTCAAGGGGCATTCAGACTTGAAACACGTATGCCATGTCAGCTTTGAGGATTTAGATTTGCACTGAAACTATCAAATATGCCTGGGGACTACTACAAACACTCGTGCAGAGAGCAACTTTGTAGTAAGATTCATCTACACCAGGGGGCACCAGATGGCTAATTTAACCCCCTCCctgtccaataaaaaaaaaaaaaagaaaaggcacacACCCACagttcccccctcctccccatcATCATTGCATGTCaaaacaaactggactggtTTTTGGATGGAGGAAATCAGGTGCAGTTTAAGAACACTGGACAGAGGAAGGTGGTGCCAATTCCAGCAGAAgatgctggttaaaaaaaaaaaacttctgcagATCCATGTCCAAGACAGCCAGAGAGATGAGCACGAGTTTATGGCGTGAATTcactgcatatgtgtgtgtgtgtgtgtgtgtgtgtgtgtgtgtgtgtgtgtgtgtgtgtgtactcacagcCTGGCCTGGTCCTTGGCTGCATATCGAACATTGACTACTGCAGTCTCTGTGTCAGTGTTTACTGCGGGAGATCACACAGCAAAGTCAATTTACACACAATCAGTGAGGGACACATTTTACGACCATGGACTACTTTTGTATGGCTAAACAATTGAAATGATCTgcattattcattttctttaaataatctaaattaaacaatttaaataaataaaaataataataaaaaaaaaaaaaaaaaaaaaaaaaaaagtataacaGCAAGGTGGTGGAATTCTATTAAAAGCAAAATTGTGACACTCGAGAAGGTTTATTTACCTTGTTCACAGCTCTCTACTGTCCCATACTGAGCAAGCATACCATCCAAAACCTTTGagacaagagaaagaaaagccaTGATTATGGGACACTTTGACTAGAACCTGTTAAGAGCTCATCTGTGGGAACTAGCTCCTGCGCCCTGCCAGGACACAGTCCATTAATTCTGAACCCCAGAGTTCAGTTTTGAGATACATTTGCTGCCTTCTTGTAAAACACTTTCTACCTCAAATTATGACTTTGTGCTATGGGAACCTACAGGGAGTTCTGAGGGCCGAGACAGTTATttaaaagtctatttttaaaagCGTTTGTGTATTCCTGGTAAGAACATACTtccaaaatataaaatgtgtttaagaaAACAACCCCTC contains:
- the igf2bp3 gene encoding insulin-like growth factor 2 mRNA-binding protein 3 isoform X5; this encodes MSQMKSCKLQIRNIPPHMQWEVLDGMLAQYGTVESCEQVNTDTETAVVNVRYAAKDQARLSMEKLNGSMMENYALKVSYIPDETAVQEGPSAGGRRGFNARGPPRSGSPGLGARPKVQSDIPLRMLVPTQFVGAIIGKEGATIRNITKQTHSKIDIHRKENAGAAEKPITIHSTPEGCSSACTTIMEIMQKEAVDTKFTEEIPLKILAHNNFVGRLIGKEGRNLKKIELDTGCKITISPLQDLTLYNPERTITLKGSIEACSRAEEEVMKKIRESYDSDMAAMNLQSNLIPGLNLNALGLFPGGGPGMGPSMPSVPPPGAHGGCPSFGCSPYGGEGPFWASMLSASSQPLAQGQPESETVHLFIPALAVGAIIGKQGQHIKQLSHFAGASIKIAPAEGLDPKQRMVIIVGPPEAQFKAQCRLFGKLKEENFFGPKEEVKLEAHIKVPSFAAGRVIGKGGKTVNELQNLTCAEVVVPRDQTPDENDQVIVKISGHFFACQLAQRKIQEILAQVRRQQQPKPSSGAQTPIPRRK
- the igf2bp3 gene encoding insulin-like growth factor 2 mRNA-binding protein 3 isoform X4, with protein sequence MNKLYIGNVSAEASEEDFETVFEQWKIPHSGPFLVKTGYAFVDCPDEKAAMKAIDILSGKVELHGKLIEVDYSVPKRLRSCKLQIRNIPPHMQWEVLDGMLAQYGTVESCEQVNTDTETAVVNVRYAAKDQARLSMEKLNGSMMENYALKVSYIPDETAVQEGPSAGGRRGFNARGPPRSGSPGLGARPKVQSDIPLRMLVPTQFVGAIIGKEGATIRNITKQTHSKIDIHRKENAGAAEKPITIHSTPEGCSSACTTIMEIMQKEAVDTKFTEEIPLKILAHNNFVGRLIGKEGRNLKKIELDTGCKITISPLQDLTLYNPERTITLKGSIEACSRAEEEVMKKIRESYDSDMAAMNLQSNLIPGLNLNALGLFPGGGPGMGPSMPSVPPPGAHGGCPSFGGQPESETVHLFIPALAVGAIIGKQGQHIKQLSHFAGASIKIAPAEGLDPKQRMVIIVGPPEAQFKAQCRLFGKLKEENFFGPKEEVKLEAHIKVPSFAAGRVIGKGGKTVNELQNLTCAEVVVPRDQTPDENDQVIVKISGHFFACQLAQRKIQEILAQVRRQQQPKPSSGAQTPIPRRK
- the igf2bp3 gene encoding insulin-like growth factor 2 mRNA-binding protein 3 isoform X2, with the protein product MNKLYIGNVSAEASEEDFETVFEQWKIPHSGPFLVKTGYAFVDCPDEKAAMKAIDILSGKVELHGKLIEVDYSVPKRLRSCKLQIRNIPPHMQWEVLDGMLAQYGTVESCEQVNTDTETAVVNVRYAAKDQARLSMEKLNGSMMENYALKVSYIPDETAVQEGPSAGGRRGFNARGPPRSGSPGLGARPKVQSDIPLRMLVPTQFVGAIIGKEGATIRNITKQTHSKIDIHRKENAGAAEKPITIHSTPEGCSSACTTIMEIMQKEAVDTKFTEEIPLKILAHNNFVGRLIGKEGRNLKKIELDTGCKITISPLQDLTLYNPERTITLKGSIEACSRAEEEVMKKIRESYDSDMAAMNLQSNLIPGLNLNALGLFPGGGPGMGPSMPSVPPPGAHGGCPSFGCSPYGGEGPFWASMLSASSQPLAGQPESETVHLFIPALAVGAIIGKQGQHIKQLSHFAGASIKIAPAEGLDPKQRMVIIVGPPEAQFKAQCRLFGKLKEENFFGPKEEVKLEAHIKVPSFAAGRVIGKGGKTVNELQNLTCAEVVVPRDQTPDENDQVIVKISGHFFACQLAQRKIQEILAQVRRQQQPKPSSGAQTPIPRRK
- the igf2bp3 gene encoding insulin-like growth factor 2 mRNA-binding protein 3 isoform X1, which codes for MNKLYIGNVSAEASEEDFETVFEQWKIPHSGPFLVKTGYAFVDCPDEKAAMKAIDILSGKVELHGKLIEVDYSVPKRLRSCKLQIRNIPPHMQWEVLDGMLAQYGTVESCEQVNTDTETAVVNVRYAAKDQARLSMEKLNGSMMENYALKVSYIPDETAVQEGPSAGGRRGFNARGPPRSGSPGLGARPKVQSDIPLRMLVPTQFVGAIIGKEGATIRNITKQTHSKIDIHRKENAGAAEKPITIHSTPEGCSSACTTIMEIMQKEAVDTKFTEEIPLKILAHNNFVGRLIGKEGRNLKKIELDTGCKITISPLQDLTLYNPERTITLKGSIEACSRAEEEVMKKIRESYDSDMAAMNLQSNLIPGLNLNALGLFPGGGPGMGPSMPSVPPPGAHGGCPSFGCSPYGGEGPFWASMLSASSQPLAQGQPESETVHLFIPALAVGAIIGKQGQHIKQLSHFAGASIKIAPAEGLDPKQRMVIIVGPPEAQFKAQCRLFGKLKEENFFGPKEEVKLEAHIKVPSFAAGRVIGKGGKTVNELQNLTCAEVVVPRDQTPDENDQVIVKISGHFFACQLAQRKIQEILAQVRRQQQPKPSSGAQTPIPRRK
- the igf2bp3 gene encoding insulin-like growth factor 2 mRNA-binding protein 3 isoform X3, producing MNKLYIGNVSAEASEEDFETVFEQWKIPHSGPFLVKTGYAFVDCPDEKAAMKAIDILSGKVELHGKLIEVDYSVPKRLRSCKLQIRNIPPHMQWEVLDGMLAQYGTVESCEQVNTDTETAVVNVRYAAKDQARLSMEKLNGSMMENYALKVSYIPDETAVQEGPSAGGRRGFNARGPPRSGSPGLGARPKVQSDIPLRMLVPTQFVGAIIGKEGATIRNITKQTHSKIDIHRKENAGAAEKPITIHSTPEGCSSACTTIMEIMQKEAVDTKFTEEIPLKILAHNNFVGRLIGKEGRNLKKIELDTGCKITISPLQDLTLYNPERTITLKGSIEACSRAEEEVMKKIRESYDSDMAAMNLQSNLIPGLNLNALGLFPGGGPGMGPSMPSVPPPGAHGGCPSFGQGQPESETVHLFIPALAVGAIIGKQGQHIKQLSHFAGASIKIAPAEGLDPKQRMVIIVGPPEAQFKAQCRLFGKLKEENFFGPKEEVKLEAHIKVPSFAAGRVIGKGGKTVNELQNLTCAEVVVPRDQTPDENDQVIVKISGHFFACQLAQRKIQEILAQVRRQQQPKPSSGAQTPIPRRK